The window ATGGCCTTGGTTGGCAAGTTTTTTTTGCTCTCCATCCCCTTTATTGTCGAGCAAATGGGACCGGTCTGTATCCTCCTGGCCGGAGTTGTGACCTTTGGCGTGCTCAATCATTCCAACGAGCTGATCGCCCTCAAATCCTGCGGTATTCCATTAAAAAAGATTTCAGCCCCTATTATTGCCGGTGGGGTTCTGGTGACCTTGTTGCTTCTCTCCTTATCGCAATTTGTTCTGCCCAAGACGGTCTCGCAAACCAATAGGATCTGGAATAAGGAGGTTAAGGGTAGGGTCTCTCTGGGAATTTACCGCAACGGACGCTATTATTATCAGGGCAATGATCATTTTTATTCCTTTGCCCGCCCTGATCCAGGTCAGAATGTTTTTCCCTTTTTCTCCTACTCCTCCTGGAACAAACGCTACGAGCTCACGGTCTTGGTGTCTGCCAAGCATGCTGTCTGGAAGGACGGCTCCTGGACCCTGCAGAATGGTCAAGTACAGTTTGCCAAGGAGAAGGAGGTGTTCAAAACAGAGATTTTTACTGAGCGCGACTTTCAATTCACAGAAAATCCAGGGGACTTTTTTATTCCGCAATATCGGAGTAACGAGCTTTCCTTACTTGAGTTGTACCGTGACGCCCTGCATCAGGAGGCACCGGAAGAGCGTACCGTGGCCTGGGCAAATTTTTATGGCCGAATCTCCTATATACTCCTAGGGATACCTCTGCTTCTGCTTGGTCTGCCTATGCTCCTGATGGTGTATCGCAAATGGGGACGTGATCTTTCGCTGGCTGTGCCGGTGAGTTGTGGCTTGGCCTTTGTCTGCTGGGGCTGTTGGGGGACCCTCCAATCCCTGGCCAAGGCAGGCTATATTCCTCCTTTTGCCGCAGCAGTCTCAGTTCATATCGCAGTGGGTACTTTAGGCTTTATCCTGCTTCTACGGGAGGATACCTGATGGAAAAAACTATCGGAAAAATAATCGGCATCGTTGGTGTTCCGCCGCTGGAGATCATCCGCCAAATCAATGAGGAGCAGGGGAGGATCGTTGATCTGGATGAGCCGCAGCTGCCCCTGCCCATGAACCGGGAGACCCATCTCCCGCAGGTTTATTGCGCCATCCTGCGCACCGTGCTCCTCAACGCTATGAACATGCCTCTGGATCGGATATATGTTGATGTGGGACCGGGGAAATGTGACTGTGCCCTCCATGTAGCCACGGTGCTCCAGCATTTCCTTGCTATTCCTGTTATCACCACCCGTAATCAGGACAGCGAAGGTTTTGGTTTTCCCATCAGTCGGAGTAATTTGCCTTTGCTGGAAAAGCTGCAGGCGATTACCCAGGGAGTGCAATCCAGCGAGCCTTCTCCTGATTATCCCCCCTCGGTCCCCACCGCAGGCTTTTGGGGCGTGCCACCGCGTGATTTCTCGCTTTTATCCCTGTTCCCGGACAGCACCCATGTCTATGGCTGGAGCCGCTGTATGGAGAACAAAACACCTGCTGATGTCGAGTTGGAATCCTACTACAATCCCTCCGTCCCTACCGTATTCTTTGCCCAATCCTTTTGCGCGAAAACGGCCTTAGCCAAGCATTTGGCAGAACGGCATCCCAAGGGGCTCTATGTGGATTGTGATGTCAATACCAGCTCTAGTGTTCGGGCAAAAATCGAGGCCTTTCTGGAGTTCTCTCTCAAGAAGGGGCCGGGAGACGAAGATGCTGCTGGCTGATTTCGGGACCTCCTACACCAAGCTTTTCACAACAGGACCAGAGGGCAACGAACCACGTACTCCACGTATTGTCCCCACCCGTGAGCTTGATCCAGAATTTATGGCTGATCTTGCCACTGGTCATAACGCCAAGCGACGGGGAAAAGAAGCTGTGAATGAGCTGATTGCCTTGGCTAAGGGGGGGCGCCGCCTGATTGCTGAGCCCGATGCAGTGCTGCTCGACTGCGGCAGTCGGGACATTAAGTTCATTCGCTACCAGGACTTTGAGGTGGCAGATATGGGCTGGAATGCCGAGTGCGGGGCCTCAATGGGGTTCACCATTGAGCTGCTGGAATCCTATTACAAAATTGATTACAGTAAGGTGGCTGTTCCGGAGACGGGCTTTTCCGTCACCTGCGGCGTCCTTGGTATGAGCAATATCTTTGATGCTGTGGTCACAGGCAGTTCAGAAACCGAGGCCGTGGCAAAATTTGTCCGAGGTATTGCCCGTAATGCCTTCCGCTTTGCCGGTTCTCCAGATAAACTCTATCTCTCGGGTGGTCTCTGCGATAACCCACTTTTTCTTGGTTGCTTTCCTTGTGAGGTTGTGCCATTGGGGAGATTTGTGCTCCTGGAGGGGCTTAGGGCACATTTGATGAGCAAGGAGAAATAGAAGATGTCATCTCTTCTTCCTCAGCTTCTGATATTTATATACCGCCCGGTTATGCTCTTGGAGGCTCTTGGAAAAATAATGGCTCCCGTCATTCTGGGAGACGAAATAGAGATAGGGCACATTTGCTGGCTGTAAAACCGCCTGAAGAGCTGCGGCCCCAGGATTACAGATGGGGCCAGCGGGCAGGCCTGGAATGACATAGGTATTATACGGGCTCCATCGCTCAAGATCTGCCTTGGTCAGGTTGCCGTTGAAATTCTCAATGCCGTAGATAGTGGTGGGGTCAGACTGGAGCCGCATCCCCTTTTTGAGGCGATTATAAAACACCCCGGCGATCACATCCCGTTCCCCGGCTGAACCGGTTTCCTTTTCCACAATAGAGGCCAAGATGAGCAGCTGATGCTGGTTATATTTCCCCACTTGGTCTGTCCTCTGTGCCGTTTCTGGGCCAGTTAGTTCCTGCCAAACTGCGAAAAAGCGTTCAACCATCATTCTAATAAGCTTCCGCTCATCAATCTCTCCACGAACCAGGGTATAGGTTTCGGGGAAAAGGTATCCCTCTAAAGAAGCTGCTGTTACCCCCAGCTCTTTCAAAAAGGCCGCGTCCTGACAAAGGTGGATAAAGACCGCAGGATCTGCCCAACCGTCCTCTGCAAAGATGGCTGCAATCTCGGTCATCCTTTTTCCTTCCGGGACCGTGACTCTATGACGCACTGGCTGGGCCGTATCCAGGAAACGAATCACCTCCAATGGAGTCAAACCCTGCGGTACCTCAAACTCCCCGGCTCGCAGTCGCGGCGGATGATCAAGCACATGGAAGAGCCGGGCCAGAGTAAGAAAACGAATATCATCAGCAATGATTATTTCTTTCAGGGCAAGAAGAGATTGTATCTGCCGGACACCCGCTCCTTTGGGAATATCGACAATGCGCTTCTCTGTGCCGGGAGAAGGCGTGAAGACATATGCAGCAAACCAGCCGCCTACGGCTAAGCAGAGAAGAAAGGTAGCGAGGAGAAAAAAAAGACAGAATGAACGCATAGGATAATAAACAGGTGGGATTAAGAGAAGTTATTTTGTCTATATTTTGGAGGTGAGTAGATATGTGTAACGCTTTTACAGGGAGATCAGAGTACGTTATCCGGATATTCCACGAGTACATCGGTCAGATTCCGTTCCGCTTTGTCAAATCCGAATCCGACAAGCACCAGCGTCCTGCTATCAGCTAGATAAGGTGTATGATATTTTCTTGTTTTGATCTGCTCCAAGGCGGCTTCAGCGGTGCCCATCTTGAATTCAAGCACGTATATATAACGCTCTGTTGTAATAACCGCATCTGTTGTGCCGAAATGGGATTGCACCTCGCAGGCTATCCGAATGCCGAGAAGCTTGAGGACGATATAGATAACAGAGTGATAAAAGCCCTCATACTCCTTTACCTTGTCCAGTTGCTTGACCGCTATGGAACTGAACAGAGCCTGCAGGGCTTTCAGAAAATTGTGCATTTCATTCTGCTCAAGGGCAGCAAGCAGCATATCCACAATACAGCTCATCTCATCTGGTGAACTGCCTGCATAATGTTCCACTGCAAAATTGAGAAAAGAGTCCCGGACTTCTTTATTGGGGAACTCAAGCAGGTATTCCCCGCAGGTTCTGTCCGACTGTTTCACGGTCAGGTAGCCGGTCTGAAACATGATCGCGGTGATGTTCATATTGTCGATATCATACTTACTGAACGCTGTTTCCCTGACCGTCTTATTGATTGATTCATTAATCTTTTTTCCACTTTCCTTCAGTCTGTTGATGAGAAAGGTCGGGCTGCCGGTTTCAAACCAAAAGTTTTTGAATTCCCGGTCATAAAAGAGGCGAAGCACCGAATAGGGATTGAAGAGAAAGGTCTCGCCGTCCCAGGAGTAACCATTATACCATTGAGCAGTTTGCTTTATGGTTTCGTCCAGAGACCAGCCGAACTCATCGGCCAGACCCTGCAAATACCCGCCGTAATATGTCCTGATTTCTGCCTCGCTGTATCCGGCGATGGCGGCGAAATGACGGGTCATGGTGATGTCGGTGAGATGATTCAGATCGCTGAAAATAGAGACCTTGCTGAACTTAGACACCCCAGTCATAAAGAAAAAGCGCAGATACCTGCCCTGATCCTTGATCCCGGCATAGAGGGTCTTGAGGATTTCCCGGTTTTCCTGGGCTTGGCCGAACTCGGACTGCTCAAGATAGTCGATGATCGGCTTGTCATATTCATCGATAAGAACTGCTGTCGGTGTATCCTGACCTACTTTTCTGATCAGTTCCAAGAGTTGACCACCGTAACTTGTCGATTCCAGAATAACTGTATGTCGTTCCGCCTGCTCCGCCAGAAAAATCTCCAATGCTTTTTCCAGTCCCAGGGTTCTGTACTCAATCTCGGCAAAACTTATCCTGATAACCGGGTACTGTTTTTGCCAATCCCATTTGTCATAGATCCAACAGCCCTCGAATAAGATTTTGTTGCCGGAGAACAGCTCCTGCATGGTGTTGATCAGCAGGGATTTGCCGAAGCGCCTGGGGCGGGAAAGGAAGTAATATTTGCCGTCATCTATGAGGCGGTAGATCAGCTCGGTCTTGTCCACATAGATCAAGTTTTCTGTTGTAAAGGCTGCAAAGTCCTGAACGCCTAAGCCGAGTTTTTTCATAATCTTGTGATTAGATCCCTAACAGGTTGTACACGGTATCCATATCCATCTCCTGCCGCAACACCGCTGCCAATCGGTCCAGAGCCGGTTCGAGATCATATTTCGCGTCTTGTCCAATCAAGGCAGGCAGGCCCTTTGCAACGCGAAGCTGATTGATGAACCAGCGGCGGAAAGGGTCAGAGTCAAAGATGCCGTGCAGATAGCTGCCCCAGATTCGTCCGGTCTGGTTCGCAACGCCGCAGGATGCCCCGTCTGTAAAGGACAGCAACGATTTTGATGCGGAGCTATCACCGCTGCTGCTTTGCCCGTGATGAATTTCATACCCATGCACAGGCTGGCCGGACGGCAGATGAACTCCCTCGCGGCGGATCAGGGTTTTATCCGCCGCAAGCTCCGTGACAAGGTCCAGCAGAGCCAGACCATGCAGCATACTGCCTAGCTCTCCCTCAATGCCATGCGGGTCAGTAAGAGTTTTACCGAGGATCTGAAATCCTCCGCAGATCCCTGTTATCTGGCAGCCCAGTTCAGCTCGTTGAATGATTGCCTTGTCCAGGCCGCTTTGCGCCAGCCAGTTCAAATCACCCACCACGTTCTTGGATCCCGGCAGGATTATGCAGTCCGGTTCGCCCAAGTCATCCACCCGCCGAACCGTGCGCAGCCAGACATCTTTTTCCTCCAGTAGAGGCTCCAGATCGGTGAAATTGGAGATATGAGGCAGGTCAATCAGGGCAATTTCTACATGTTCGCCTGCAGGCTCTGCACTATTATATAGGCCCGCCTTAAAGCTGACTGAGTCCTCCTGAGGCAAACCAAGATCATTGAGCCAGGGTACTACCCCGATCACGGGTTTGCCGGTTCGTTGTTCCACAAAATCATGGGCATCTGCCAGCAAAGAGGCATCGCCACGGAAGCGGTTAACCAGGAAGCCAGCCAGTAATTGCCGCTCCCAAGGGGCCATAACAGCCACATGTCCGATAAAAGAGGCATAGACCCCGCCCCGATCAATATCCCCCACCAACAGAGCCGGAGATTGACTGTATTGGGCCATGCGCATATTGACGATGTCATGGGATTTCAGATTGACCTCGCCCGGACTGCCTGCTCCTTCGAGAATAATACAGTCGAAATCCGCTGCCAGCTCGTCATATGTTTGGCAGACCTCCTGCCAGGCCTGCTCCTTATAGCGGACATAATCTGCCACCCGCATATTGCCGACAGGTTTGCCGTGAACAATGATCTGGCTGCCCACGTCGGAAGATGGTTTCAGGAGCACCGGGTTCATGCGTACATCAGGATCAAGGCGGCAGGCCTGGGCCTGCACCACCTGGGCTCGGCCCATCTCTCCTCCATCTCTGGTCACGTAGGAGTTCAGCGACATGTTCTGGGCCTTGAACGGAGCGACCCGGACGCCGTCTTGCAAAAGAATTCGGCAGATACCCGCCACCAGTACGCTTTTACCCACATCTGAGCCTGTGCCGAGGAGCATCAGGGAAGGTGTTTTTTTGATGCGGGAACCGCACCTCGTGGAACATGCTTGCTCTTTTGGCAACAAAATTTCGCGCAATGCAATAACTAAGCGGTCATTCTCTTCTTGTGAACGCACCGCCACCCGGAAATACTGTTCATCCAGGCCTTCATAATTAGCACAGACTCTGATAGCGATTTTGGCCTGCTGCAAGAGCTGGTTTGCCAGCTCTGTAGCTGTCATGGCTGTCAGTTTGTTCTTCAGCTGGATTAAGAGGAAATCTGCTGCACCGGGAATAACCCGGAGGGAAGGAATGGCGGCCAGGTCTCGATAGAGGGCTTCACGGTTTACCCTGATCAGTTCCTGGGTATTGCGAACATACTCGGTATCCTGAATCATGGCTTGACCAGCAGCCTGGGCCAAGGCGTTCACCGACCACGGGGCAAGCTGGCGCTTGATATCCTGGCAGAGTTCTTGAGATGCGGCCAGGAAACCCAGCCGCAGGCCGGGTACAGCAAAGAGTTTGGTCAGTGAGCAGAGGGTGATGATATTTTCCCGGCTTCCGGCCAAGGAGGTATAGCCTGCAACAAATCCGGCAAAGGCCTCATCAAGGAGGAAAAGAACATCCTGGTGCTGATCTGCCAGGGTCAGCAGGGACTCTCGGTCAATCATCCTGCCGGTGGGATTATTGGGTTGGCCGAGAATTAGTAGATCACCAGACTGAAGTGAGGTGAAAATATTATCCAGGTTGGGTTGAAAATCATCATCCGCAGAGAGAGGAAGAGGCACAACCTCAAGACCAGCCTGTTCGCAGGCCTGATGATAATCAATATAGGCAGGAACCGGGATGAGTGCCCGACGTATCTTTCGTTCTGTCTGGGAATCATGTAGGGGCAGGTCCCTGTGCCTGCCCTTGCCTGAAGGGCGAACACAGGGGTTCGCCCCTACAGCGCGCAGGCAGGCATAAAGCAGGTCCGAGGTGCCGTTTCCTGGTACAATCTGCTCGGGAGCTAATTGATATTGTTCTGCAAGGGCTTGCACTAATTCCGTGGAATCTGGATCAGGATATTGGACAATATCCTCCAGGCGGCCAGCCAGCAGATTCCAGAGATACTCCGGCGGACCAAGGGGGTTGATGTTAGCGCTGAAATCCAGAATTTCTTCCGGCTGGCATCCCAAACGAGTAGCGAGCTCTCTGGTATTCCCACCGTGCCCGCTCATAGGAGGCCACCCAGGTTCAGAGTGAAGACAAGGGCAACAATAGCCTCTGCCAGCTCGCAGGCTGCACCCAAGGTGTCACCGGTCACGCCGCCAATTTTTCGGCGACAAAGGAAGGCAAAGCAAGCGCTCATGAATAATACGGCAAAGACAGCGAGCAAGCCCTGGGTACCTGCTGCGGCCCAGGAAAGACCGCTGAGGACCAGGAGGGCTGCTCCTGCCCGGATCAGCGCCTGCTGGGAATAAAAAGAACCTTTGAACAGGCTGCCCAGTCCTCCTTCAGGGCGGGCATAAGGCAGCATGGCCATCAGAAGGAGGATAGCCATGCGTCCGGCAAGGGGCATGAGAAAAACCGCGATAAGAAGCTGGCTTTTCATGGAGGCCAAGCAGGCAATTTTGAGGGAAAGGAGTAGGGCCAGGGCAATAACGCCCATAGCCCCGGTGGCTGAATCCCGCATGATCTCCAGCATCCGCTCACGGGGCCGGGCACTGAAAAATCCGTCTGCTGTGTCGGCCAGACCATCCAGGTGCAGCCCACCGGAAAAGGAGAGCAGGAGCAGCACCGTGAGAACCGCTGTCACTGCTGGAGGAAGCACCAAATGCATGGCCCAGGCCAGGGGAACAGCGATGCAGCTGAATAAAAGGCCGATTAAGGGGAAGAAGGAAACAGATCGGGCCAATTCCTCTTCACTTGTCCCGAAGCTGCCTGCAAAGGGAATAATCGAGAGGAAACGCAGGGCCGCGACAAAGGAACCTATCTGGGTAATGATGGCCCTGTTTAGCGGTTGATGAGGCTGATGCGTTCCCGGCTCGACCTGCCGTTTTTGTTCAGGAGCCTTTCTTTGAAACCGTACTGTTTTTTTTCTGCGCCGATTGCCTGAGCCGCGCCTGGTAAAGAGTCTCATTCGACTGGTGTTCCTGTGACCCCGGCATCGGCAAAGGTCGCCACCTCAGTGAGGACAGCCACTGCCGCTTCCACCAGATTCATGGCCAGGGCAGCACCTGTTCCCTCCCCCAGGCGGAGGTTGAGATCCAGCAGCGGTTTACAACCGATTTTCTCTTGCATGGCAGCATGTCCCTGTTCTACCGAGCGATGGGCGCAGATGATATAATCACGGACAAAGGGTTCCAGCTTGCAGGCGATCAAGGCCCCGGCAGTGGATATAAAGCCGTCCACCAGGATGGGTTTCTGTTGGGCCGCAGCGCCGATGATCAGACCAGCAATACCGCCGATTTCATACCCACCCACCTTGGCCAGCACGTCCAGTCCGTCCTCGGCATCGGGTTTATTCATTTGCAGGGCCCGGGCCAGGATCTCTTTCTTGTGTTCCAGTTGCTCATCATCAAGGCCGGTTCCCCGGCCAGTGAGCTGGTCCAGGTCCTTGTCGGTCATGGTGGCGATAATGGCTGTGCTGGCTGTGGTATTCCCGATCCCCATATCGCCAGTGGCAAAGATATCCACCTCATGACCCAACTGCTCTGCCACCTCAATGCCTGCTTCCACGGCCATAACCGCCTGGGTCCGGGTCATGGCCGGTCCGTGGACCATATTTTCGGTACCGGCTGCAATCTTTTTGGAGATAATCTTGCCCTCATTAACCAGCGCCGACAAGTCCTCAGAACAGCCCATGTCCACCACAGAGACCTCTGCTCCGGCCTGCCGGGCCAAGGCGTTGATGCCTGCACCGCCGTTGACAAAGTTGTAGACCATCTGGGCCGTTACCTCGGAAGGATACTTGGACACCCCTTCTGCGGTAACCCCGTGATCTCCCACCATGATCACCACCCTTTTCCGCTTTACCGGGGGATGCATGGAACGAGTCATTCCGGCCAGATCCACAGCCAGATCCATGAGATCTCCCAAGGCCCAGTAGGGCATGGTCAGCTGCTCAAGTCGGGCAGTGGCCTTTTCGCGGTATTCGCTGTTCTGGGGGAAGATTTTCCGGAAGGTGGCTTCGAGGAAATCGACGTGATCGGATCTATTCGGTTTATATGTTGTTGCCATGTTTTTTTATTCGGTGTAGGGGCAGGTCCCTGTGCCTGCCCGATGATATCTGATCGGAATTTTACAGGGCATCACGGGGCCGCCCTCTATAAAAATATCCCGGATGAAACGCCTAGGGCGAAGACAAGATTCGCCCCTATAAGTGCTTCGGTTACTTTAACTGCATAGGGATTCCGCAACTTACCAGAAAAACCTGATCAGCAAAAGCAGCAATTACCTGATTGCAGCGTCCGACCAGATCACGGTAGCGTCGGACCATTGGATTATCCGGGACAATGCCCAGGCCAACTTCATTGGTGACCAGGAAAACTTGCCCTTGGTGCTTGCGGGCGGCGCGGGTCAATTCTTCGGCCAAGGCGGAGATTTGATCTTCGCTGATTTCCTGCCCTTGCTGTTCCGCCTCGTACATCAGGTTATTGATCCAGAGGGTAAGGCAGTCAATAAGGACCGTGGTTCCGGCAGGGGTGCGCTCCAGCTCTTCTGCTAAGCGAAGCGGTACCTCGGCGGTTTGCCAGCCCAGCCCTTCCCGGTCCTGCTGATGCCGGAGGATGCGTTCGTCCATTTCCGGGTCAATGCGGGGACAGGTGGCAATAAAGAGGCGAGGGCCGTCAATCTGTTCAGCCTGCTGCTGGGCAAAGGCGGATTTGCCGGAACGGCTACCGCCGGTGATGAGGGTTAACACGTGCTTGTCAGTCTCTGCTAAGGTAGCGTTTTGTAATTTCTGCGCATTGTCTTGATGAACGTCTGAAATAACCCTGCATTGTACTTATCCATTTCTTCTCCTTCAAGTAAATACGCTCTGATGGTACAATATCTCCTCCCCCTCAACAGGAGGGAGAAGGCAACAGGCATCATGGAGATACGCTCTCGGAGAGGTCCCTGCCTCGGTCGCACCACACCGGGGCTCATAAGGTACAGGTATTTCGAGGTGTAGAATACCTGTATTTTGCCTTCCAAAAGGCGTAGGGTTTGTCTTCCAAAAGGCGTAGGCGTTTCCTATCAAAAGCCCTGGCTTCTACATATCAAAAACCCTCCCTTCTATATATCAAAAGGGAGGGTTTTACATCTCAAAAGGGAGACTTTTTGATATATAAAAGGGTAGGCTTTTGATTCGCAAGAAATTTGCCTTTATCAAGGTAGGTATTTATCCTTTGTATAAAGAATAATCTTTTCTTATCAGACGGTCCCCCCATGCCTGTTGCGTATGGAGAGCCGTTGTTTTGGATTAATTCGGGACTGTCCCTGGGATGCCTCATCGGCTCGGGCCAACCCTGTCGTCTGCCCATTAATTATTCTTCTTCACCGGTCGGAAGGGCCAAACCCAATTGAGGAATGCCGGGAGCTGCCGGGTTTGAATCCAGACCCTTCCCTGGCCGTTGAACCGGCAGACCAACCCTTCAC is drawn from Candidatus Electrothrix aestuarii and contains these coding sequences:
- a CDS encoding LptF/LptG family permease, yielding MNLLTRYILLQFLKNIMMLVLSFIAIYLLIDFFEKIDNFMEKGKSMALVGKFFLLSIPFIVEQMGPVCILLAGVVTFGVLNHSNELIALKSCGIPLKKISAPIIAGGVLVTLLLLSLSQFVLPKTVSQTNRIWNKEVKGRVSLGIYRNGRYYYQGNDHFYSFARPDPGQNVFPFFSYSSWNKRYELTVLVSAKHAVWKDGSWTLQNGQVQFAKEKEVFKTEIFTERDFQFTENPGDFFIPQYRSNELSLLELYRDALHQEAPEERTVAWANFYGRISYILLGIPLLLLGLPMLLMVYRKWGRDLSLAVPVSCGLAFVCWGCWGTLQSLAKAGYIPPFAAAVSVHIAVGTLGFILLLREDT
- a CDS encoding ATPase, coding for MLLADFGTSYTKLFTTGPEGNEPRTPRIVPTRELDPEFMADLATGHNAKRRGKEAVNELIALAKGGRRLIAEPDAVLLDCGSRDIKFIRYQDFEVADMGWNAECGASMGFTIELLESYYKIDYSKVAVPETGFSVTCGVLGMSNIFDAVVTGSSETEAVAKFVRGIARNAFRFAGSPDKLYLSGGLCDNPLFLGCFPCEVVPLGRFVLLEGLRAHLMSKEK
- the mltG gene encoding endolytic transglycosylase MltG, yielding MRSFCLFFLLATFLLCLAVGGWFAAYVFTPSPGTEKRIVDIPKGAGVRQIQSLLALKEIIIADDIRFLTLARLFHVLDHPPRLRAGEFEVPQGLTPLEVIRFLDTAQPVRHRVTVPEGKRMTEIAAIFAEDGWADPAVFIHLCQDAAFLKELGVTAASLEGYLFPETYTLVRGEIDERKLIRMMVERFFAVWQELTGPETAQRTDQVGKYNQHQLLILASIVEKETGSAGERDVIAGVFYNRLKKGMRLQSDPTTIYGIENFNGNLTKADLERWSPYNTYVIPGLPAGPICNPGAAALQAVLQPANVPYLYFVSQNDGSHYFSKSLQEHNRAVYKYQKLRKKR
- a CDS encoding AAA family ATPase; its protein translation is MKKLGLGVQDFAAFTTENLIYVDKTELIYRLIDDGKYYFLSRPRRFGKSLLINTMQELFSGNKILFEGCWIYDKWDWQKQYPVIRISFAEIEYRTLGLEKALEIFLAEQAERHTVILESTSYGGQLLELIRKVGQDTPTAVLIDEYDKPIIDYLEQSEFGQAQENREILKTLYAGIKDQGRYLRFFFMTGVSKFSKVSIFSDLNHLTDITMTRHFAAIAGYSEAEIRTYYGGYLQGLADEFGWSLDETIKQTAQWYNGYSWDGETFLFNPYSVLRLFYDREFKNFWFETGSPTFLINRLKESGKKINESINKTVRETAFSKYDIDNMNITAIMFQTGYLTVKQSDRTCGEYLLEFPNKEVRDSFLNFAVEHYAGSSPDEMSCIVDMLLAALEQNEMHNFLKALQALFSSIAVKQLDKVKEYEGFYHSVIYIVLKLLGIRIACEVQSHFGTTDAVITTERYIYVLEFKMGTAEAALEQIKTRKYHTPYLADSRTLVLVGFGFDKAERNLTDVLVEYPDNVL
- a CDS encoding cobyric acid synthase, translated to MSGHGGNTRELATRLGCQPEEILDFSANINPLGPPEYLWNLLAGRLEDIVQYPDPDSTELVQALAEQYQLAPEQIVPGNGTSDLLYACLRAVGANPCVRPSGKGRHRDLPLHDSQTERKIRRALIPVPAYIDYHQACEQAGLEVVPLPLSADDDFQPNLDNIFTSLQSGDLLILGQPNNPTGRMIDRESLLTLADQHQDVLFLLDEAFAGFVAGYTSLAGSRENIITLCSLTKLFAVPGLRLGFLAASQELCQDIKRQLAPWSVNALAQAAGQAMIQDTEYVRNTQELIRVNREALYRDLAAIPSLRVIPGAADFLLIQLKNKLTAMTATELANQLLQQAKIAIRVCANYEGLDEQYFRVAVRSQEENDRLVIALREILLPKEQACSTRCGSRIKKTPSLMLLGTGSDVGKSVLVAGICRILLQDGVRVAPFKAQNMSLNSYVTRDGGEMGRAQVVQAQACRLDPDVRMNPVLLKPSSDVGSQIIVHGKPVGNMRVADYVRYKEQAWQEVCQTYDELAADFDCIILEGAGSPGEVNLKSHDIVNMRMAQYSQSPALLVGDIDRGGVYASFIGHVAVMAPWERQLLAGFLVNRFRGDASLLADAHDFVEQRTGKPVIGVVPWLNDLGLPQEDSVSFKAGLYNSAEPAGEHVEIALIDLPHISNFTDLEPLLEEKDVWLRTVRRVDDLGEPDCIILPGSKNVVGDLNWLAQSGLDKAIIQRAELGCQITGICGGFQILGKTLTDPHGIEGELGSMLHGLALLDLVTELAADKTLIRREGVHLPSGQPVHGYEIHHGQSSSGDSSASKSLLSFTDGASCGVANQTGRIWGSYLHGIFDSDPFRRWFINQLRVAKGLPALIGQDAKYDLEPALDRLAAVLRQEMDMDTVYNLLGI
- the cobS gene encoding adenosylcobinamide-GDP ribazoletransferase, coding for MRLFTRRGSGNRRRKKTVRFQRKAPEQKRQVEPGTHQPHQPLNRAIITQIGSFVAALRFLSIIPFAGSFGTSEEELARSVSFFPLIGLLFSCIAVPLAWAMHLVLPPAVTAVLTVLLLLSFSGGLHLDGLADTADGFFSARPRERMLEIMRDSATGAMGVIALALLLSLKIACLASMKSQLLIAVFLMPLAGRMAILLLMAMLPYARPEGGLGSLFKGSFYSQQALIRAGAALLVLSGLSWAAAGTQGLLAVFAVLFMSACFAFLCRRKIGGVTGDTLGAACELAEAIVALVFTLNLGGLL
- the cobT gene encoding nicotinate-nucleotide--dimethylbenzimidazole phosphoribosyltransferase — its product is MATTYKPNRSDHVDFLEATFRKIFPQNSEYREKATARLEQLTMPYWALGDLMDLAVDLAGMTRSMHPPVKRKRVVIMVGDHGVTAEGVSKYPSEVTAQMVYNFVNGGAGINALARQAGAEVSVVDMGCSEDLSALVNEGKIISKKIAAGTENMVHGPAMTRTQAVMAVEAGIEVAEQLGHEVDIFATGDMGIGNTTASTAIIATMTDKDLDQLTGRGTGLDDEQLEHKKEILARALQMNKPDAEDGLDVLAKVGGYEIGGIAGLIIGAAAQQKPILVDGFISTAGALIACKLEPFVRDYIICAHRSVEQGHAAMQEKIGCKPLLDLNLRLGEGTGAALAMNLVEAAVAVLTEVATFADAGVTGTPVE
- the cobU gene encoding bifunctional adenosylcobinamide kinase/adenosylcobinamide-phosphate guanylyltransferase → MLTLITGGSRSGKSAFAQQQAEQIDGPRLFIATCPRIDPEMDERILRHQQDREGLGWQTAEVPLRLAEELERTPAGTTVLIDCLTLWINNLMYEAEQQGQEISEDQISALAEELTRAARKHQGQVFLVTNEVGLGIVPDNPMVRRYRDLVGRCNQVIAAFADQVFLVSCGIPMQLK